The Neoarius graeffei isolate fNeoGra1 chromosome 12, fNeoGra1.pri, whole genome shotgun sequence genome window below encodes:
- the rin1a gene encoding ras and Rab interactor 2: MQDDHVYDYPDVHPVGEKRICPQRGSLKSISVLDRLLLTYPVWLQLSINSATALHILQREPPGTFLVRKSNTSQMKMLCVRLADDSVPSFVKQFVIREKDSTFSLETSSISFPDLCRLIAFYCVSRDVLPFTLEMPEAIAKASSHKQLESISHMGVEFWSSQLNFRGPRSDPPPVQEPVLPNPQPQHSTTSTSTGATLFQEFCPIQTRSPSELDLGAGQGALCFINPLFLQEHPIRGPMRKRHLFKRSIKVRVSTETTSSLSPPVTPPPPPPLLAKAKSKGKNVQQTEVVQTNEENKNDGEVDEGDSDYLQPCLALPKNTCSAIVTPTLSPTAEEEDYQLPKAFLQAQRKVTVESEEENEDEDIGLVLEKRKAPSLTELDSSSSISSLDETEESPQRPALTRGTSNPIIPSPHPPHQSVSALRKMSAAFVSFFVPGKRVIRLVEDLSHDRRMAFGALVQDFLREQREALKPQCLTTTVELLQGLRRFLNQAKVFLLECGELEPPIETLVPEDEKDQTLEKALFRCVVKPLKGQIDTALYNMRERDGSFKRLAESMMRARDSSPRELFGVQVAVPDVHGIEKIKHKMSLMRRAYSPIDKVVLLLQICKLIYKAMKTNTGQEFGADDFLPALSYVIVQCNMPELSLEVEYMMELLETSWLTGEGGYYLTSIYASLSYIQSEPKVVPSSGLTHQVKESLKEWSHRRSTESKSQNDIKQRFVKVLFQDGECSLVKTLQWKAGISGEALTQLCAMKFGVDQPDEYSLYWRNSGKLIPVPLDAQIQDLQNMGTSSAPLIYQHSTQDMKSSRLTRGGALDLSGEASM; this comes from the exons ACTTTCCTGGTGCGAAAGTCCAATACATCCCAGATGAAAATGCTGTGTGTCAGGCTAGCGGATGATAGCGTGCCATCTTTTGTCAAACAGTTTGTCATCCGAGAGAAGGACTCAA CCTTCTCTTTGGAGACCTCATCTATCAGTTTCCCAGATCTTTGTAGACTCATTGCCTTCTACTGTGTCAGCCG GGATGTTCTTCCTTTCACTCTGGAGATGCCAGAGGCCATAGCCAAGGCTTCATCCCACAAACAGTTGGAATCCATCTCTCATATGGGTGTGG AGTTCTGGAGTTCCCAGTTAAACTTTCGTGGGCCTCGCAGTGATCCTCCACCAGTCCAAGAACCTGTACTCCCAAATCCTCAACCACAACACTCTACTACATCTACTAGCACCGGTGCAACATTGTTCCAAGAGTTCTGCCCAATCCAAACCCGAAGTCCTTCTGAACTTGATTTGGGAGCAGGACAGGGAGCTTTATGTTTCATCAACCCACTGTTCCTCCAAGAGCATCCCATTCGTGGTCCCATGCGCAAGCGTCATCTCTTTAAACGCAGCATAAAGGTTCGCGTCTCCACTGAAACCACGAGTTCGCTCTCACCACCGGTCACCCCACCACCTCCTCCACCACTACTTGCAAAAGCCAAGAGTAAAGGAAAGAATGTGCAGCAAACTGAAGTGGTTCAAACCAACGAGGAGAATAAGAACGATGGTGAAGTCGATGAGGGAGATTCAGATTATTTACAGCCTTGTCTTGCTCTCCCAAAGAACACTTGTTCTGCAATAGTCACCCCGACCCTCTCTCCTACAGCTGAGGAGGAGGATTACCAGTTGCCCAAAGCCTTTCTGCAG GCACAAAGAAAAGTCACAGTGGAAAGTGAAGAGGAAAACGAGGATGAAGATATCGGACTCGTACTTGAGAAAAGAAAGGCACCTTCCCTCACAGAGTTGGACAGCAGCAGCTCCATTAGCAGCCTTGATGAGACTGAAGAGAGTCCCCAGAGACCTGCCCTCACACGGGGCACTAGTAACCCCATCATCCCCTCTCCACATCCTCCCCACCAGTCTGTTTCTGCCCTGCGAAAGATGAGTGCAGCCTTTGTGTCCTTCTTCGTGCCAGGAAAGAGAGTCATACGGCTGGTGGAAGACCTTTCTCATGACAGGCGTATGGCGTTTGGGGCTCTGGTACAGGACTTCTTGAGGGAACAAAGGGAAGCATTGAAGCCACAGTGCCTGACCACCACCGTGGAGCTGCTGCAGGGTTTGCGTCGCTTTCTCAACCAGGCGAAGGTGTTCCTCTTGGAATGTGGAGAGCTCGAGCCGCCCATCGAGACCCTTGTGCCTGAGGATGAGAAAG ATCAGACACTGGAAAAAGCCTTGTTCCGCTGTGTAGTGAAACCTCTGAAAGGACAGATTGATACTGCACTCTATAATATGCGTGAACGTGATGGCTCGTTTAAGAGGCTGGCTGAAAGTATGATGAGAGCCAGAGATTCTTCACCACGAGAGCTTTTTGGAGTGCAAGTGGCTGTACCTGATGTTCATGGCATTGAGAAAATAAAGCACAAGATGTCTCTTATGCGACGGGCCTATTCACCTATTGATAAAGTAGTTTTGCTCCTGCAGATCTGTAAGCTCATCTATAAAGCCATGAAGACCAATACTG GGCAGGAATTTGGAGCTGATGACTTCCTTCCAGCTCTTTCCTATGTGATCGTGCAGTGCAACATGCCTGAGCTGTCTCTAGAGGTGGAGTACATGATGGAGCTTCTGGAAACCTCTTGGCTCACAGGAGAGG GTGGATACTACCTGACCAGCATTTATGCCAGCCTTAGCTACATACAGAGTGAGCCAAAAGTTGTGCCTTCCAGTGGCCTTACCCACCAAGTCAAGGAATCTCTGAAGGAGTGGAGCCACCGGCGTAGCACAGAGTCCAAGAGCCAGAATGACATAAAACAG AGGTTTGTAAAGGTGCTGTTCCAAGATGGAGAGTGCAGTTTGGTGAAGACATTGCAATGGAAGGCAGGGATCAGTGGAGAAGCTTTGACACAACTCTGTGCCATGAAATTTGGAGTGGACCAGCCAGATGAGTACAGCCTGTACTGGAGAAATAGTGGAAAGTTAATACCAGTTCCTCTGGACGCTCAGATTCAGGACCTGCAGAACATGGGTACCAGCAGTGCTCCACTCATTTACCAGCACTCTACTCAGGATATGAAATCCAGTAGGTTGACCAGAGGGGGAGCTTTGGACCTTTCAGGAGAAGCCTCAATGTGA